The Synechococcus sp. RS9916 DNA segment AATTGCTCTGAGAGCTTGTCGAACGGCACATAAAAGACCCTGTTGCAACGGGTATAGCGTGAGATCCGACGCACATTATTGGCGCTGTACCCAGTCACTTCCACGCGGTAGCTCATGCCTTCAGCACCGGCCCCAACTCCAAGTCGAGTCGGTGCATCTTCCAGATTCTTGGATCTTTGGAAGCTCCAACCAGTGGTTTCGCTAGAGGATGGCGGAACCACTGGGAGAGGAAGGTTCTGATAGGCAGCACCACCAAGTTTGCTGCTTTTCCCTGAGAGATCTCCCTTCAAGCTGCTGCTGCTGTTTCCCCGCAGCAGCTGGAAGGTCCAAGTGAATTCCTGGAGTGTGGTGCAGCATTCGGTCTTCCAGCCGCGTTGGAAAGGAACAGTCCATTCGCCATAGGCATTCTGATAGTCAGCCGAATCGAGGTAACTATCGATATCGGCCTCGAAGCCTTGGCTATCCAGCCGTTCGGCATGCGCACGCATCTCTTCAAAGTCTTCCGGAGCGCGGCCCATCAGGTGCCGGAATGCAAGCTCGATGTAGCGATACCGAGAGCAGCTATCGAAGAAGCGGTTGCGATAGAGCTCGCTTTTGGCGATGCGGCGCACCAATTCCCGCACACTGATCTCGCCAAGTTTGAACTGGGATTCAGGTATGAGCTGTCGCTCGCTTTCCATTACGTAGGCGTTGCCAAGCACCTGCTTGTAGACAGCACGGATGATTTGCTCCTTCTTGGCGTCTTCGTCACCGGGAAGCAGTTCAAGGGGAGCCTCACTCTCGTCCGAGAAGCGCTCGACCCCCAAAAGCGAAGCAGGACCGAAGGGCATGAAGGTACTCGCGTTTTCGCCTGACCATGCTCCTTCAGAAGTGCCGTGAGAGGCCCTGTTCTTTATAAACCTCAATCAAGTGTGTCCTAATGTTGCGTGACGTGACAGTTGTGGTCCTGCCATGCTCCTTGGTTGATTGGCTTACTGGTTACGTCTATAAGCCACAGGCTCAGTTCCCAGCGAGTAGGGACTCCAGGCTTTTCCGGGTTGTTGTTCTGGTCAAGGGGTTCCAGCAATCCAACTCGTCTGCATTTCTGGCAAGTAGTCCTTCAATTTGTCCTTGCTCCAGCCCAGTACAGAAGGAAAAATCGGCACCTTTGATCGATTCGACAGTGTCCAATGAGGCCTGCTCTAGATCGCATCCTCTCATGTCAGCCATCTGCATTTCGCAGGTGCCGAAGCGGGTGCCACGACACATGGCGCCTCGCAGGTTTGCTGCGCGTAGATCCGACCCAGCCATGGAGACACCGTCAAGAATTGCCCCACTGAGATCAGCTCCACTCAAATAGGAGCCAAGAAGCACTGCTCCTCTGAGATCCATTGTTCGCAGATCACTATTATTGAGGAATGCTCCATTGAGTTTTGCGCCGGGTCCGACTGCCCCACTTGTTCGGAGTTCAAAGTCTTCAGGCACATTTGTCTGATGGTCGTAAAGAGCAAGTCGAAGATCCGCTCCTTCGAGCTGACATAAACTGAGGTTCGCACCTCTGATATCGCATCGGCAGAGCTGAGCTTTTCGTAAGTCTGCTGTCCCCAAATCTTTGTTGTTCCAGTTCGCCCCTCTTGCATCGAGAGGCTTTTGGTCGAGGTCATTTGTTCTTGCATCCTCAGGGGGCAACCATTCCCAAAGATTCAACGATTCAGGATCTTTCACAGGCAATCCAGCTCTCTTGTTCATGTTGTTCGCATACTAACCCAAGTCCTTACAACTCAGAGCTTGTGAGAGGTTACCCTCCGTTACTGTGCCGGTAGTTGATGGTCGATCATCGCTCTGATGTTCTGTAATCGCCTGATTTCTTGATGCGTTCGCTCCAGTTCCGCTCTTGTTGAAGACTTTAGATCAGGATCATCATAAGATCACTAAAAAGCACCGGATCTTGAGTGATCCGGTGCTTGAAATCAAGACATTGTGAGATCTATCTTTTTAAAGAATTTAGATCGTTAACGTCTTGGCTTGTTTCAAGCCCATGATTTGCAGTTTTTGGATTGGTACATCCTACGGAATGCTCCAGACGTCGGATCGCTGGTTGCTTTGGAGTAAACGAACCCGCTCACGTCGTAGCCCTTGCTAGCGCCGCTAATGCTGCGGGCATTGCTGAATTCCATCACGAGCTGGCTACGGCCTTCGATAATCACGTCTGAGGCCGCATTGGCTGGAGAGATCCGAGCCAAGTTGACAAATGTTGAGCAGTATTTGCCTGCTTCAGATGTCCATGCTCGTGGATAGGGAACAGTCTGTGTTCCGAACACTTCGAGATACTCGCCTGAGTGGGTGATGTGCTCGATAAAGGCGTCGAAACCTTGCTCTGCAATCAGACTGATGGCAGAGCTGACCTCTGCTTGGTTGATGGGAGGACGCCCCAACAGATGCTTGTAAGTGAGTTCTACGCCACGGATGGGAGAAACCTTGAAAAAATAATTTTGCTTGTAGAGGTCTGACTTGGCTAGGCCAGCAACAAAGTCTCGTACTGTGATATCCCCATTGCAGAGCCTTGATTCGAGTTCGGTGCAACGCTGGCTGCTTGTGGGCCCCAAGTTGCCGAGAACTTGCTTGTAGGTGGCAGAGATTGTTGCACTCAGTGCATCGCTCCCTGTGGCAGCGAACTGTTCAGCAACTGTGCTGAAGGGGCACTCGCTATGAACCCTTGGGCCCATGCCAAGGCCCATGGCGTTGCAGGTGTTTTCTTTGAAGGCATGAATACTGCTCGATGGCAGGCCTATGCGCGTGAGGAGCGCGTTCTTCTCGACTTCTTCTCTGTAAACATTGATTGCCTTGCCTTGCTTAAGTTTCCCCTCGTTTCTGGCGGCGTATGAAACTCGGTTGAGGCTTGTGAAATCACGGGTCGGCTTGATGGCAACCATTCTTGACTCTGGGAGGCGTATCTAACAAGGATTTTACGGCTTGGCATGATTTCCTTTGGTCAGTCTTGCTGCTTCGCAACAAAATGTTTGCTGGAGCCTCCTCTTCGCAATTCTGAATAGTGCCAGAGCGCTTAACGCATGGCTGTTTTGTCTGGTTTAGATGTTTCTTGCGATCAGGCTAGGCCTTGATTGAGCTCACTTCCTCTAGCTCTCGCTGTGTCTTGTCTGATCGACCAAATTGATTTCTGAGAAAATTTTGTTGTGGTTTGCCTGCTCCGATGAACTGGTTTTACGAGGGCGGATACGTTGGATATTTTCTGGTGTTCCCGCCTTGAATGTTCGCTAAGGGTAAAATCAACCAAGCCAGTCTTTCAAATTATTTGGAGAAGCTGGATATGGTCGCTGACCTTTTTAAGGCCTGTAGGCTCGTCTGAACTAGCGAGTTCCGTACATTTCGGATGCAATAATGAGGAGAATTCGTGTGATCTCGATGCCTCCAATCACTGCAAGACCCAGCCAAGTTTTGGTAGCCCACGCTGGTGGTGTCGTCCAAGCAGCTGTGAGGTTGCTGGCCTCAGGTCTTGACTGTAGATTCTGCTCCCATTGCTGATCTCGCCAATCGCTGCCGTAGCGAGGAAATTGCTGATAGATCGGGGTTTCACCCAGGGAACGACCCGGTAGAAC contains these protein-coding regions:
- a CDS encoding phycobilisome rod-core linker polypeptide, which produces MVAIKPTRDFTSLNRVSYAARNEGKLKQGKAINVYREEVEKNALLTRIGLPSSSIHAFKENTCNAMGLGMGPRVHSECPFSTVAEQFAATGSDALSATISATYKQVLGNLGPTSSQRCTELESRLCNGDITVRDFVAGLAKSDLYKQNYFFKVSPIRGVELTYKHLLGRPPINQAEVSSAISLIAEQGFDAFIEHITHSGEYLEVFGTQTVPYPRAWTSEAGKYCSTFVNLARISPANAASDVIIEGRSQLVMEFSNARSISGASKGYDVSGFVYSKATSDPTSGAFRRMYQSKNCKSWA
- a CDS encoding pentapeptide repeat-containing protein, with amino-acid sequence MNKRAGLPVKDPESLNLWEWLPPEDARTNDLDQKPLDARGANWNNKDLGTADLRKAQLCRCDIRGANLSLCQLEGADLRLALYDHQTNVPEDFELRTSGAVGPGAKLNGAFLNNSDLRTMDLRGAVLLGSYLSGADLSGAILDGVSMAGSDLRAANLRGAMCRGTRFGTCEMQMADMRGCDLEQASLDTVESIKGADFSFCTGLEQGQIEGLLARNADELDCWNPLTRTTTRKSLESLLAGN
- a CDS encoding phycobilisome linker polypeptide, coding for MPFGPASLLGVERFSDESEAPLELLPGDEDAKKEQIIRAVYKQVLGNAYVMESERQLIPESQFKLGEISVRELVRRIAKSELYRNRFFDSCSRYRYIELAFRHLMGRAPEDFEEMRAHAERLDSQGFEADIDSYLDSADYQNAYGEWTVPFQRGWKTECCTTLQEFTWTFQLLRGNSSSSLKGDLSGKSSKLGGAAYQNLPLPVVPPSSSETTGWSFQRSKNLEDAPTRLGVGAGAEGMSYRVEVTGYSANNVRRISRYTRCNRVFYVPFDKLSEQFKRIHKEGGKIASITPVT